Genomic window (Oenanthe melanoleuca isolate GR-GAL-2019-014 chromosome 1A, OMel1.0, whole genome shotgun sequence):
TGGAATTATTTGATATTTAATAATATTGAGGTATATGAATTGTTTAGTTGAATGTCCCACACATCAAAATAGAGTTCTCATCTCTGAGGGTAATATTAGAGATCAAgcctgtggggaaaaaaaaaaggaaaagaaagaaagaaagctgCTTTGGAAAATGCATCTAACTATTTCTCTAATATATGCAGCATTGCTCTGAGAAGTGTTCTCTCAGGAACAGTCACAGAGTAAGTTCCTGGTCTTCTAATGAAAAACagagattttgtttctttaacaTTGGATTAATGTAGGAGAGGTTTTGAAGTAATCAAATCTTCTACTTCCAGTAAAAAGCAAAGATTCATTGACTGAAAACTAACTGAAAGACACTTTAAAGACAGAAGatctttatttattaatttactCTATAAAGCTGATTTTCATCTTGTGCAGAAACAAAGGTCatgaaaaaacatgttttacaAGGGTTTTGACCACAACATTTAAAAAGGGAGCATTAGagctttgtttatttgtggATCAGAATTTCTCCACAGTTGCTACTCAGTATATTTATCAGTTACAAAAGAATTATCTTGTTTTGGGAAACACAGATGTTTTTAGGAGGACCTTCTTATagctgaaaggttttttttccctctctcctttcagGGGATGGACAGCAGCATGTTTGCAGGAGTTAATCTACTAATAGCCGTGGGTGCCATCATTATGATCCTCGGGTTCCTGGGATGTTGCGGTGCTGCAAAGGAGAGTCGCTGCATGCTGATGTTGGtaggaaggaaaaacatttgTTACCTTTAACAGGCCACAGCTACATATGATGGGTAGAGTCCTTGCAAGTAGTATCAAATGAGGATGGGAACCTTTTATTTTAACCAAAAGGGTGATTATGATCCTGTTCTGTTGTGGTAAAAACCATGGCTGGTCCCATCAGTGAGAAGGCAGGGTCCAGAGAGACTTGAGCATGTCACCAGCTTTTTCTCCAACCAGCCATCATCAAAGTTCCATCCTCCAGCTTTCACCCATTATCTAtcctatttaattttataaattccCAGTCGGTCCCGTTGCTGGTCTACCTAGAATGTCCTCCCTGTCCTCCTGCCTAACTCTCACCTACACACTGTTATCATGACACTATTCTGGTGTGTGCCTTGTTTGGATCACCCGCTGAGCACGGACAGTCTTGAGCACCACTTTTTCTCATTGTCAAAGAAGAAGTAAttggagcagctctgactgGCAAGTCATTCTACCTACATAGTTATTCAAGCACATGAAAGATAAATGTTAGCttataagaaattatatcacCTTGGTCAATCTacctattttgtttttttcccagttttttgtTGCGTTGCTTCTGATCCTGATTCTTCAGATCATAGGAGGTGTTTTAGGAGCAGTGAACAAATCTAAGGTACATTATTATTCTATATTTTCATTGATGTCTTTAtatagttttgtttctttacagaaaaattaataatatattttaacttTCAGGTGGAATCAGCCTTTGAACTTGCTCTAAGCAGCATGGTGGAGTCACTGCAAAGTACTACAGGAGAACATAAAGAGTATCAGGAGGAGTTCCAGAAGTTCGAGAGAAAGGTAattaaacagtaaaaaaaagaagttgttGCTATCTGTTTCATCTTTGATGTCTGTCTCTGCTTCATTTTATGACTACTCTACCCTGGATTTGAATTTCATTctctggggatggggaagggtctgACTTAAAGTCAAGTTGAAACAAGCTGAAACACCACAGAAGGAACTTCTGTTCTCTTGAAAGGACATGGTCTTTCTGTGATAATTTTTTTGTGCAATAGTGCTGTCTATAAGAGCAATGAAGCATGGCACACCACATGCAAATAAGACTGACAGTTAGCTAAGCTCTTTCATGAGAGGACTCCATGGCCCTTTCTAACAGCTTTCTCTTCTGAAGGAGTATTGATCCCTCAACATGTCCCAAATAAGAACTCTCCAGTACTTTTATGGAAAGATTACCCCAGGGATTAGGAAAACATCAGGACTGTATCTAATTTGGAATATCCAATGCTATGATGTCATTAAATGCCATGCTTTACTGTgtgagaagaaggaagaaaatacgATGAGAAGTTGGTTTCTGTTGTCTTTGTACTTTTCCTGAAACCCCTATCCTGCAAGACCCCAGAGGGCAGTGCTTAGTGCAGGCTTGTTCCTGGGTGTCTCACAGAGAATACCCTGGAATCCCATTGATAACATCGACAGCATACACCCCTTCCCCTCCCATAAGCACATTGACAGAATGCCTGCTGTCCTGTGTTTTTCAGTCCCTAATGGGTGATGACTATGATGGATAGACttaaagttaatttttatgttttaaagactgctatatgaaagaaaatgaaacaaggaAGAATATTTTGGTGCCCTATGTTACTTCCATGTATCCTTCCCCATTCCCCCTCCAGCCTTGTCCTCTGCTTCTGAGACAGCTTATTTCTTCTGATATAATAAGTTCTCTGGAGGgatgaataaaaagaaaaatcccataattactgcattaatttttaaatgtaccAGGACTGCTATATTATGTCCCACAGCCTTTGCTTTTATACAAATATATGTGaacatttccagctgctttttaaTAGAGGGAGGACCTCAAACCCAAGTTTGCACCCCTGAGCTTTAGTGGCTTGAATATAGTGGAAACTGCACCTGGTTTAGGTTTCACAAACCTCAAATGGAGCCCTGGTCTCCTCAGTCCATTTCTAATTTAAAGAGATAACCATCATTCAAAGTGGttatttttccagatttcaGAGTTTTATGTGCCTGAATTTACATTTCCAGTCTGGCTTTTCAAGATGTGAAATGTGGATGTTACTGGAGCTGGCAACTTACCTTCTGCAAGTATAACCTACAGAAAGAAGGTTTGATTCTCATAAAATACCATACCTAGTAGTCCAGTTCCATTCTAGCACTGATAATTATTAGCTTTATAATATGCTAATATTTTTTGAGCATTTTATACTGAAAATCTGGTCCTTTTTCCCttatctcttattttttttaaaaaaaaacaaaacttttgcaCTTGCATTCTTACAAGTGgtataaaaatgcaaagggTATTTGAGACATACCAATTTTGGACACCTTCCACAttgaaaaagatgaaataaaatttgttttttgttgttcctCTCAGCTCCCTCGCCTACTctctttaaactgaaaatcaCATCTTTTTAAACTCTTCTCCCCATTTACTCCTTTCTTGCAGTACAAATGTTGTGGATTGACAAATGGACCTCAAGACTGGGGAGAAAATTTTAAACCTTCTTCTAACATCTGCCAGTGTGAACCAGAGGAGCAATTATCCGACCTCTGcaaaaaatatcaaagcaaATACATCTAtaaaaaggtgagaaaaatgTTCATTATTCATTCCAAAGAGCTGAGCTTTAACCCATGGTTATCTTTGGTGACTTGCATAGACAGCAGTTCGTATTGTTCTGAAAAGGCAaagttttgctttctctttcttagCCAGAATTACCCCTGTGCCATCTGTTAAGAAATGACTGTTCgtgcctctgctccttcctctttctGAGATGTCTCCAGTTTAGGCAATCAGTTTTTAGCAATCTGCGTGGTTACTGTTGATGAAAATTATCATGACTTTGGGGTCAGGGTATGACTCTGGGTCAGAGCTGCACACTAGCTACACTTTGGCTCTCATTCCTCTCTCAGAAAGTTTTGCTCCCACCCAGGCTTATTGTGGTAGTAGACATGTTGACATAGAGACTTTCAAAATGCTAAGGTATATTGAAAATCAAGCACATTAAATGCAATTCCTTTGGGGTTTTATAAtcctttaataaaaaaacccatactCATTTTGCAGGATCTGCTGGAGAGAAACTTTACATATTGTGGGATTCATGGCAGAATATTCCAAGACTGATTTCTTACAATTACAgccttttgaaaatattaattaatgtaataataataaggCAAAATATCTGGTGACAGGCCAAAAGAAAGCACACTCAGAATAGTAACATCTAGTAGACAGTAGAAATCTCAAATAATAAATTTCATGGTTTGCCTGTCTCCTTATGAGGAAATCTGGACTCTACAgatatgaaaagaaatattaaaaaataaatgcacaaaataATTGAATAGCACAAAGTAATTGAAGTTTTAGAATGTTGTTGATGCAAAGTTTGCCAGTATGCACCAAGCAGATTCTAGCAAATGTCCATTCTGGCTGTATAATTCCCTAATTGCACAGCTCCTTAATTAGGCCCTGCCTGAGCAATAATCTCCTCCCCGTGTAGTCCCACAGAAGCAAATACtgttttaaagcaaagaaacaatCTAGTTAAGTAGAGGATACCAGAACCTAATCTGGAAATGAGATGTATACAAAGAGGCTGTTTTGGCCACACTTTAATGTCTCTTTGGCCTCAGGCAAGCCCTCAAAGGACACATGAGAAGCCATCTGTGAAATTACTGCAGGTGCAAGATATCGCTCATATGAACACAGATTTCATGGTGGTGTGAGATGCTAGTGGAGACATCCAACTCTTCTGatatggaaaaaaagatttgaaaTTCAGTGCAATTATGAGTCAGCTTAAATGAGAGATTTTTAGAAGAACTAGAAGGAGAAGACCCATGTGTTTATTGTGAGAGAAGAAATATGGTAAAAAATACAACTATATTTGGGGGAAAGATAGTTGTAGTGTTGTAAGAGTAATGTAATTTTGATGTATTTAGCTGTACTTGGCTTTCCCTCCTGTTTGCAGAAGGAGGATTGTCAGTGCCTGGAGATGATGTAGTCACTGTAAAAACAGACatatgcaaatatttgaaaggaaagTAGATCTGCACGGAGCTTCAGTTGTAGCATCATAGAATAGgctgtgttggaagggaccatcaGGATCATTAACTCCAACCCCTGCACAGCAAaggacagccccaagaatcACTCCATGTGCATAaaagcattgtccaaatgcttcttgaactccATCAgacttggtgctgtgaccactgccctggagagcctgttccagtgcccagccaccctgtGGGTCAAGAATCTTTTCTTGATATTCAAGCTAAAtctcccctgactcagcttcatgacatttccttgagtcctgtcactgttcATGAGAGTGAAGAAATCAGTACCTGCCCCTCTGTTTGCCCTCATGAGGATGCTGAAGACCCAAATGAGGTCTCttctcagtctcctccaggttGAATAGAGCAAGTgtcctcagccactcctcatatgGCTTCCCCTCAAGGTCCTTCACTGTCCTCatggccctcctttggacaaTCTTTTGTAGCTTTGTACCTTTCATATATTATGGagcccaaacctgccccagcactggaggtgaggctgccccagctcagagcagaggggacaatcccctcccttgcctggctgtgctgctgtccctgatgcccccaggacagggctgtccctcctggctccagggcactgctggctctgttcAACTTACCAtggaccaggacccccaggtccctttccaggCACTGCTCTCCAACCTCTTGCTCCTCAGTTGAACCCAAACATAACCAGGGTTGCAAAATGTGACTCTTGACCTTGTTAAACTTCGTTTGATTGGTGATTGCCAATCTCTCTGTTTAGTCGAGCTCTCTCTCTAGAACCTCTCTTCCCTCAAGGAAATTAACAGCTCCTCCTAGTTTAGTGTTGTTGGCAAACTTCCTTAGTATTCCTTTGAGCCCTGCACATGCAGGTTGTTAAGGAACATGTTGAAGACAACTGGactgaggatggagccctgcagaaTCCCACTAACCAGACTCCAGAGTGATGTTACCTCACTTACTAAACTCTTTTTCCCTGACCCATGAGCCAGTTGCTCACCCATGGCATAACATGGTTATTTAGCTGTAGGCTGGACGTTTTGTCCAGAAGGATAATGTGAGAGCTAGAATCAAAATCTTTGCTGAAGTCCAAAGAGATCGCATCTACTGGCTATCCAAGATCAGTTAGGTGGGTTACCGTCTCATAGAAGGAAATTGAGTTCAACGAGCAGGACTTTCCCTTCATGAAGCCATGCTGATTactcccttccagccccaacCTAAGACAccaaacattgaaaaaaatcaaatttgaaGCTAGGTTTTATaaccaaatatttttagttAATCCCAAGTCTAATAATAAACCTTGAAGTTTCATATCCAAAGATTAGATTGGTGGGAAACTGAAGTTCCCTCTCAGTTCTGGTCATGGCTTCATTGGCTTTTTCCTGGTAGTGAATGATCATCAAGTGAAAGTAAGTACAAACACTTCTTTCCTTGTTAACTGAAAATAATGCAAACATTAGGCATTACAGCTGTATGTCTTTCTTTGACATACTTTTTATTCTCAGCTATTAAATCTTTATACCTGGAAAGGCAAAGACTTTCACAGAGCATAAGGTACACATAGCTGTGTTTTTTGTGTTCATTAGCAACAAGCCAGAGTAAATTCAAACAGCCTTTCTTTGCACAGTtaaagagaaggagagagagaacaTTTGAGAGAGTCATTTTAGAACATGCATTCCTATATAACTGTAGGATAATATTGCTTACCtacaattaataattttattttatttttcagccttgTGGAGAAGTGATTATGCAACAAATTAAAGACAATCTGGTCATAATTATGGGGATCGCCTTTGGACTCGCTGTTATTGAGGTACCAGTGTACACTGTTAAAATACTTAGTAGCTGACAAGCAATATGTTCTACTTGGAAATacattgggaatgggattaaAACACATGGCTTGCTCAATTAATTGACAAGGGAAAACCACCTCTCACCTTAGCTATAACCTTACTGTTATTTCATATAAACATATTTCATTAAACTATATGGCTGCTGAGCTGTAAGCTTCAGGTGAGATCAGACCACCCTGCTGCCTGTATAAGTGTATCACATGGgacattttcttcaaaaaaattGCCAGTTCTGAAACCAGGCTGTGCCTTGACACTGAGCCCTGTATATAGAGGTGTTTAAATAAGCcagattttttcctcctctttctcatcttttcttgaagaaaaagcCATCTCCAAAGAAAACTTATCACCTAAATTacctatttttattattaagaaGTTTTGGTACAATATTATAATTCTGAGGTATTATAAGCATCAAGATGATTCATGAATGTGTCTGAGAGCACACATCTGATGCTCCATATATTCCTGTGTGTAAAATACTACAGCGTATGTGAActgcttattttaatttcctcacCATACACTGAAGAATAACATGCAAGATTTTCTCTGAAGAGAGGAGGAATCCAGTCAGCTACTTGATTTTGATTTGAATAGGAGAAAATGATAAAGAAACAGGGGATTTCATTATgcttttttcagtaatttttttcttttcactcttCCTCTTTGGTTTTTCTCTGCCCTTGCTCTCCACCAGTGAATGTTtgagggaaaaacagaaattcaaaaGATTGTGGTGGAAAGTTCAGTCTGTCATTCAAAGCAAAAACTTCTTAACATCATTTGCAGAGGATTGCTCCTCGTGGTAGAAGAGTGGGCAAAAGATCCAACTCAAAACTGAGTTTCCAGGAAAATGGTAGTAAGTGGTGAAGAATTATGTAGCTGCAGCAGTGAAAGAGGACAGGTCACCAACTTCTTACTCAGCACAGGCTCTCTGATATTTAAGGAGCTGTATGAGGGTGTATCAGGTCTCTCACCCATATATTTACTTTGAGGGAAAAATAGGTGAAATACACTGATATTAAATGGCCTTAAAATAGAAGTGTAAAATTGCATCTATACCCCTAAGGCAAGTCACTTTGCTCTAGTTACTGCAGTTATGTGAGTTGTAGCCCTTAGTTCATTGGCCATCCTTCTTTCCTGTTCTCCAGCTGGCATTTTTGGTGCTGGCTGCCTCTGCCAGTCATAAAAGGATTAGAAAAcaacataaggaaaaaatatgaaactcAGCACAAATTTTCAGGTGGCAATTTACATTTGATAAACATTTAGCCTTTCCATATTAACTCAAGCAATTACAAATCAAAGGCCACCTGCTTAACCACCTCTGTGCTCTAGGAAATCCCAGATAAAAAAGAAGTGctcttccctcctctgcctgctttATTATGCCACTTGTGAGCTGTTACTGCTTTCAGCTCACCCTGCTAGTGAAAATTATACAGATAAGAATGGCTCCGTTTCATTTAGGTGCAAGTGCAAATGTGGGCATGGTATGTCAGGGAAACCCTGGCAGTTTATTCCAGGTGTGAGTCCAACCCTTTGCCTTAGCTGTACCTCTGCAGTACATATGCTCTTCCATGTCTCTTCCTTAAGTAAATAAAGTCTGTCAGTGTTCATGGCTTCAAAGGTGTCTGTTGGGTGCTTTCCACTTTTGTGGAATACCTTCACAGACTGGTTAACTTTAAATCCAGAAGGAAGTTTCTGATCTGATCTCACCATCTGTCTGCCATGGGTCATGGAATTGTACCCAGTAATTCCCAATACAGAAGGTGGCTCTACTGGATTTTCTATTTCAAGTAACAACTTCTTTCATTAACTCATTATTGTTT
Coding sequences:
- the TSPAN8 gene encoding tetraspanin-8 → MAGVSKCMKYSMFIFNFFFWVCGCIILGFSIWIRVTGSQQGMDSSMFAGVNLLIAVGAIIMILGFLGCCGAAKESRCMLMLFFVALLLILILQIIGGVLGAVNKSKVESAFELALSSMVESLQSTTGEHKEYQEEFQKFERKYKCCGLTNGPQDWGENFKPSSNICQCEPEEQLSDLCKKYQSKYIYKKPCGEVIMQQIKDNLVIIMGIAFGLAVIEILGLVFSMSLYCQIGRK